ATGCAAGatctaaaaattaaaaattctaAAGATGATTTTTGTAATCATAATCatggttatttttaattataatattttagatTGAGATTGATTGTAGTTAAATTTAGATAAGATTGAGATAATTATGacaataaacaaaaatataCCAAAATTAGATAGACAAATGCATatatgtgctatatatataccatAACAAGAATTTGACGTTggaaatttgagtaaaaaatgcCAAAAGTTTAGTAGAGATGAAGGATGTTTTTTGTCGAAGTTAATTACTATTATGCCTTTTGATGAAGTTGACATAAAATATTCTTTGAATCGCATTTTTTAGTGTTTGTGCAACAGATCCTTTGATCTTACCAATCTCATCCAGTTGTCAGTTGATGCAAGAAAAGGGACCATTAAAACAATCGTATCAGATTCATCGTCACGcattattttattcaacaaTTCCAGATTAAATTCTCATCCCCGCTCAGACTCTCGGCACTGCGAAATCCCGCATATTCTCTTGTCGATCGAAAACCGAGATGGGTTTGCAAGGAGATGAAGAGACAGCAAAAGGGTCGGAAGGGATACCCTTTAAACGATCGGTTTTCCGCTACAATTCGCCTCTTGTTCAGGTTGCGTTGATCGGGTTTGTGTGTTTCTGCTGCCCGGGTATGTTTAATGCGCTGTCGGGCATGGGCGGCGGTGGGCAGGTGAACCCGAATGCTGCGAACAACGCTAATACGGCACTCTACACTACCTTCGCGGTGTTCGGTATTCTGGGCGGAGGAATCTACAACATCTTGGGCCCAAAGCTCACACTTGTGTGCGGCTGCTCGACGTATATTTTGTATGCTGGCTCGTTTCTGTATTACAATCATTACCAGCACCAGGCATTCGCCATTGTAGCCGGCGGGGTCCTTGGGATCGGCGCCGGCCTTCTGTGGGCGTCGCAGGGTGCCATTATGACATCGTATCCGCCGCATAATAGAAAGGGTATTTATATTTCTTTGTTTTGGAGTATTTTTAACTTGGGTGGTGTGGTGGGTGGTTTGATTCCTTTTGTAATGAATTACCATAGGACTGATGCACAGTCCGTCAATGATGGTACATATATTGGTTTCATGCTTTTTATGGCCGTTGGAACTATTTTATCTCTGTCAATATTACACCCTAGCCGTGTCGTGCGTGATGATGGATCGCATTGCACGAATATTAAATACTCGAGTGTGTCGGTGGAGGCTAGTGAGATTCTGAAATTGTTTCTTGACTGGAGGATGTTGCTCTTGGTGCCTGCCTCTTGGGCTAGTAACTTTTTCTATAGTTACCAATTTAATAATGTTAATGGGCAGCTGTTCAATCTTAGGACAAGAGGTTTTAACAATATATTCTACTGGGGTGCACAGATGATTGGTTCTGTGTTTATTGGGTACGTTATGGATTTCAGTTTTAAGAGTAGGAGGGCTAGGGGGTTGCTTGGTATCGGGATTGTGGCTGTTCTTGGGACTGCTATATGGGGTGGAGGGCTAGCCAAGCAGCTGGATTACAGGCGTGGCCATTTGCCGACCGAGAAGCTGGATTTCAAGGGAGGGAGTAATTTTGCAGGGCCATTTATGTTGTATTTCAGTTACGGATTGCTTGATGCCATGTTTCAGAGTATGGTCTATTGGGTGATCGGAGCATTGGCTGATGATTCTGAGGTCCTTAGCAGGTAAcagtttataatttctttatATGCAATTATGTAATAAAGAATTGGTGAGTTAGCTTTTCTTTTTCAACAGGTACGTAGGATTCTACAAGGGAGTGCAGAGTGCGGGAGGCGCAGTTGCTTGGCAAATCGACGCACATAATGTGCCGTTTCTGAATGAACTTATCACAAACTGGGCACTCACCACTATAAGTTATCCTTTGTTAGTTATACTGATCTTGCGAGCTGTCAAGGACGACGACGAAACTGATGGAGAAACTAAGGACAGTGTGGCGCTCCCTggcattcattgatgatatcgtGGCATGTTTATCGTCTAATTTCTGAATGTACAagttttatttacaaaaattataattttttattttacgtgAGACTGCCGTGAACCTCAATGTGATAAGTACCCTCATGAGAAGATTGATCAATTCATGTTTTTGCAATTTTTTTGTTTCCTATTGTTTGTTTATTTGGTTTCAATCAATAAAGTTACCGTTCCCTTTGTGTGTGATCCACTTGGTTTTATGTTCTTCAGTTACTATGCATAAGAGTTGAGGTGTGATCTACCAGATCAATGACCCTCAAGTAAGTATATCATAAAACTTTCTCTGAGTTTCTGAATTAATCCTTGATTTTGAACGCTTCGCTAAGCTACGTTTCTTTAATCGATTTCGGAATTCCTGTAATATTCAACTTCAGAAATGCTCAAAACTTTCATGCCTGGTGAATTATGTGCTGCTTGAACTTTGATCGATATAACCTCTAAGAGGATCATAGAATAAGTAATTTATATGATCTCGGCACATTTTCTTGATTATCCAGTTTCTTTCACACGTCGTGATCTCCTGATATAACATCAATACTTCCAACAGCTAAAAGAACAGAGGGCGTGGACTAGAAAACGCagtgatatataaatataatcgcATGGAATCAACTCTTTGAGTCTTATTCAGATGTCGATCGTTCTTAGTTTTGCTTATGTTCGGTCATGAGTTATTTATCGTTTCTCCACGGCTTACTCGTAATTTTCTTTATCAGTTTCTTACTATATGCTATGATCTTAATTGAGAGCACATTGTTAGGAGAATGATAGCGACCTCTATTACTGAAAGCACCTCTGGTTCCAAAAGAAAGTCTAATAAGCTATATAAAAACacagattttaattattttgcaaAATGAATTCAGATAACTACCATAATTCTTGTGCCAGTACAGCTTTATTCCTCGAGCCTCTATGAATTTATTTCACCTAATGATAAATAACGCAATACAG
The Primulina eburnea isolate SZY01 unplaced genomic scaffold, ASM2296580v1 ctg492, whole genome shotgun sequence genome window above contains:
- the LOC140821247 gene encoding UNC93-like protein 1; amino-acid sequence: MGLQGDEETAKGSEGIPFKRSVFRYNSPLVQVALIGFVCFCCPGMFNALSGMGGGGQVNPNAANNANTALYTTFAVFGILGGGIYNILGPKLTLVCGCSTYILYAGSFLYYNHYQHQAFAIVAGGVLGIGAGLLWASQGAIMTSYPPHNRKGIYISLFWSIFNLGGVVGGLIPFVMNYHRTDAQSVNDGTYIGFMLFMAVGTILSLSILHPSRVVRDDGSHCTNIKYSSVSVEASEILKLFLDWRMLLLVPASWASNFFYSYQFNNVNGQLFNLRTRGFNNIFYWGAQMIGSVFIGYVMDFSFKSRRARGLLGIGIVAVLGTAIWGGGLAKQLDYRRGHLPTEKLDFKGGSNFAGPFMLYFSYGLLDAMFQSMVYWVIGALADDSEVLSRYVGFYKGVQSAGGAVAWQIDAHNVPFLNELITNWALTTISYPLLVILILRAVKDDDETDGETKDSVALPGIH